Genomic segment of Melanotaenia boesemani isolate fMelBoe1 chromosome 10, fMelBoe1.pri, whole genome shotgun sequence:
TTAGATGTTTGAAATTTTGCCACAATTAACCAAAGAATTACCTTATTTACTGACAAGAGAAGTTTAATCTGGTTATTCTTGAATCAAAGACAATATTGGAGCCAAATCTAGAAACTAGATGGACAGACAGCAGGCTGATATAAAAGTCAGACAGGTAATGGTGTGGTCTGGCTTTGGAGTCAGGGTCGTTGtccactatattatatttgtgGTTTTATCCCTGGCTTTCCCCAGTTCACTTATTCAAGTGTCTTGCGTTGCCGTGAATGTTTCCATCAATATCTGACTGTGTGTTTAAGGAATCTGACCAAAGACGACCTCCACCGACCAACAACGTACTGAAGCCCCCCTTAGGGACTGATAAAAGCATGCTATGAATGAGCATGAAATGAGCAGGTGATTATTGCTTGTTTTTAGAGGTCAACAAGACTAGAAGAGTGTTCCAGAAAATGCAGTCCAAGTGATCCACGTATGACAAGATTGTACCTTTGATGTGAATGAAGCGGTTGAAGAATCGGATGGGCTTGACAGAGAAGAAGTGGGCCAGATCCTTCATGCCGACTTTAAAAGGGTTCCTGTCATCAAGCTTCAAGTGGGTGTGAACAGAGAGACGCAGGTCCTTCTCAATCTCCTTGCACAGCTTGTCAAGGAGGTGCTacaacaaagcagaaagaaagaaaaaaaaacacattaaactgaAAGTAAAAACTTCACAAAAGTagagacaaaacaaaagtttgttttaatcaaatatcACATAACTTGTATACAACACTAACAGCGATGATTTGTTCTTTGATGAATAAATCCCAGAACCTCATCCAGAGGTTTTAATCCACATTTACTATCAGCTGTCTGTCAAGCCCCTTCATCTCATTACCTTTTGTCAACCACACCCAGCATTTACATGCAAAATCACAGCCTTCCCGACTCATCAGTGCCTCCTGTCTTTGCTTATCTTTATAAATCTGATAGCCTTAAAATGCTTAGGTGGGCTTGCCTTGTCAGGTGTAACAACTATCATATTACTACAGAGAAGGATCTCTTTAACTCTGCATCTTTCCTCTATATAGCTCCTCACTTGTGGTACTTACCTCATTGAACACATCCATGATCTCCTTGTCATAGCTCTCCAGCAACAGGTCACATGACTCCATGTGTTTGGCATGTAGCATGGATGGCACACTGTCCCTCAGTGCACTAAACATGTACTACTCCAACAAATTAAAGACCATCAGGACAGTGGTCACAAACGACAAAAGATGAGTAAACAATAAATACCAGGCAAAAACATTATTGTTGTCTGTGTGTTATGAATTATGCATGAAGAGGCTCTCTGCTTACGTGCATCCGTGCTGCATCTACAGCATTGTCGTAGACGTCGTCTAGATAGATGGGAAACACAGCTCGATGCCAGTAAAGGAAACTACAGTCGCACTGCAGCTTGACTCTAAAGAGATCAAATTTAATGCTTATCATGCACAACGTAAGTAGATTAAAACCACCAAATTGCCATGAATCAGATTGTTTGTGCCACAGTTTTAcacacttttctttaaaaagttctAAACACAActgtcagtaaaaataaatattttacgtttcagagaaaaataaagctttctCTGTATGTGGGTGACAGAGTAAAAGGAAAAGGTTTGTGCTGTGCACTAACAAGGAATCTGGCTTGACGTGACAAGATTAAAGGCACCTCACCTTTCACTTAGCTCACTAATCAAATCCAGCTTCTTCAGCACAAGTTGCAAGGGAAGCAGTTCCTCATCTTTGAAGGTTTtctaggaaaaaaaacaagaatgaaaacAGGCTAAAAGACGCAGAGGAGTGCATGTGTACTGTCAATAACTGACTCTTTCCAACATACCAGCTGAGTGCCAACACAGAGAGCCAAGGACACCACCAAGCGCCGCTCCTTCGTGCTCGGTCCGCTCAGAGCATTTTCTGCCAGCACCAAAGACGACAGCACATCCAGCCGCTGCTCACTGTACTTCTTCTCTGAGATCACCCTTTTCTTTAGggattaaaaaacagaatatcattaaaaaaagagagaaataagcTGTAAATACAACTCTGATGACAAACACCTCCTGTCCTGGCTTTTCCTGTTTACCTTTGCGATGCCGATGGCATTGAGGGCCTGGGACTGGAGCTGTTGGGTGATGTGGGAAACGGAGTCGGCTACAACCATTGACCGCCTGTGAAATGTGTGCTCCACAGCCTGATGGGAGAGTCACATGACTTGAACTTATTAGTTTTACTGTGACAGACAGGATGTTTTCTGGTGAAGAATGTGGACACACTTAAAAACACACCTTGAGGAGTTCAACTAATCTACAAAGTGCTTTAACAGAGGTCTTGGTCATGGGTCGCTGCATGGACATGTACATGTTCATGGTGGTCTTGATAATGGTGCTGATACTGTAGGCGTACAGGATGCCCTGTGAGTAACAGAAAACAAGGTAGTAGTGTAGATGTGGCTCTCACAGGAAGCATTTTTAGATCCATCACACCTTAATATAAAAACTGCTTGGAGAATAAGAGTGGTGTGTTTTCGGGTGGACTTCAAACTATGTTTTGCTCCTTCATTATAAGCTTTTAATCCTCTTTCTTTGGGGAGACAGGTAGATACTGGGGATATGTGCAAGCTAATGGTCACAGGAGAATCCAACCTTGCGGAGATGCAAGCTAGCCATCACAGTTGTACCAGAGCTGGTGAgtatattttcacaaataaaaaagaggtaAGAGGAACTTTACTTTTAAGAATGTGTCCATCACTGACTATAACAGGCTGACAAGTTTGTGGTCTTTCCTCCAAATGATGGTTCTCCATCAAGACTTACCTGCACAAACACATTACACCTGCTGTTCAGGTCTTCTGCCAGCTTGTCACTTTTATGCTCCTTGGATAGGATGGACTCCATCTTCATCATCCAGGAAGTTACAAACACATAGTAGGACTGAACGTCCCTGAAGGGAAAAATACTCTGATTCTTAAACAAATCACAGCTGGAAAGAATTAAGGGGTTTATCCCTGAAAATATCAGAATTTtacttgtgtttaaatgtgtctgaTTTTCATCTGGACTGACTTCATTAATGTCTGAGCTCTTTGCTGCAAGTAGGCATCTCTCTGCGCTCTGATTGCCTGAAGACTCTTTTTGTCCATAAGTTTAGCTGCAGCCGGGACCTTCGCGATGAGGAAGGTGTCTGGAAACCACACGATGTTTGCTATCAGAGTGACAGCTGGAACCTTTGAGAAAACATCATAACAAGAACACAAAAATGAGTGAAAGTTTTTAGACAAAGGAAGCAGGCCGAGAATACGAGTCTACCTTTTTACAGACGTCCAGCAGCGCCTTGTAGAGTTTCTTGTCGACACTCCTGAAAATGTGAAAGTGAAGTACAAAGAGACCACAGACTCCAGCGTATTTATCTCTCTGATCAACTTCTGAAGGCTcgcctaaaaaaataaaaaaatagacaaaaagcAATAAATCATCTAAAGTGAAACAGGTATAGATAATCTGTTCTATCCTGAGGAAAACAAACTGACCAATTTTGGACTCAACGTTGGTGAATATGGTGCGAATGTTGAAGGCGAACTCCTCAGCGAAGGCACTGTTTTTGGCAACAGCTACTCCCTCCCCTGGATCATCAAATCTCTGTTCCACACAGGCCTGTCGCACATCATGAGGTTAATGCGTCTATAAgtagtatttatttttagcatgcTACTCAAAGCAAACAACAGAGGCCTGAAAAAGTCACCTGCAGTATCATGCCGTCCAGCAGCTGTCCCTCCAGCTTCAGCAGGAGCTTCTCAAATGGTTTCAGCTTCTCTTCAGGAATGGAAAATTTTCCAGGGTTATGATGTACAGACTTTAACAACCTAGATACAACATAAGTATATGTAAGCAAGAGGTTTGTAAGATAGTTAATAAATTGTGCTGATAATATATTTATGAGTGGATGAgcatattttacatattttgctTTGCTGTATTTTCAcaactgaataataaaaaatgtacattaacaCTTCTTTCTTGTTATATGGTTCATTTTTATGAAGCATTGCGAGCGATATAATGTGGGTAACTGGCTCATTTCTATATTCTCTAACTTTAATCGTTTATCACATCCTTGTTTAATGCTTTCCTTAATTTAATCTGATGTCTTGCTTCCTTTAAAAGGTGCAGATTGTGGtcttgtcaggtgtgtttttcaTGCAATAGCTGCCATGTGTACGTGGAACGAATGTCTTTTATTTGTGCCTTAcgagacaaaataaaacatctctgATTCTTATGTTGCAAAAAGACAAAGTTTTTCTGCAGGTTAATATGCAGTACTATAAAAATCTATAACATGAGGAAAAAATCTATAATTCTTAGATTTTGCTTTATTTGACTGGTTtgaaaacgtgtgtgtgtgtgcatgaaccTTTTATACATCTTCCAGTGATCTTTAAGTGTTCCATGATTATCCATGATCTCGTCGAGCGTGAGCAACACTACTAACAACTCCCCCAGGTGTTCGTACACGATCTACAGAGGGAACGTAGAAGAGACACAGAGGAGTCTGAATGCTGACTCGAGAGGCTGAGAAAAGCTCAACAAGATTAAAAACTCACCTGGAAATGGACTCCCGATGACTCAATGATTTTTGTTGCACTCCTAAGATATGAAAGAAAGGTGAGTGATGTAGCAGAAAAGTCTCACACCTACACCAGAATTATGAACAGCAAGTACATGCCGGCTTTCCCTATCACtgttttgacagaaaaaaatctaaactaagCTGAATAAACATCTGGACATTACGCTACCACATGAGTTTGCCATCATTATTTAGGCCAAGAgaataaaatgagaataaataaaGTTCTATATTCTGATTATCTGGAAAGATGTCAGCCCTGGATTGGGTCCTGACTCTCAGTGTCttctgactttttgttttttcctacATGCAAGCACATCACATCTCTCAACAATGGATGCATTTAAGCAGGTCCATTGAGAACAGTACATTATCACTGATTTCACTGGCCTCTTCATGGATCTTACTTGCTGCTGTTGTACAGGGCAGCCAGTTGGTGAACAATGCTCACCACCACTTCATAACATCTTGACACAAAGCAGGATAGTTCCTGTGAAAACACAAAGGGGGGAAAAACCGACTAAACCAGTCTTCTCTAGACGTAAGTGAACAAAGCTGTAGAGGAGTTTATTTACAACCCACCTGTAGGAATGAAATAAATCTGCCCATCTGAATCTGAGACTCCCCTTCAACAACACTGGTTTCAGACACTGTGAAGCAAAAAGACACGTAAACTTATTTCCATcagtaaactaaaaaaaagaggtgTGAACTACTGAGGTCAATGCCACAATAATAAGGGCTGAGATTACCTCCCTCTCCATAATACAATAAACCATTGTAGAACTTGGTTTCTGCCTAGAAAACAAACACCTTTTTATTAGTGTCCCACAGAACAAATGTGAATTGAATTTGAAGTGAAATCTGTCTGCTTGGTCAAAGCTGCATGTAAACATGCCTATtgcttttttaagaaaatacaaaCCAAATTAAGCTCATAAAAGTACACACAGCATACGGTTTTGACCTTGCGTACCTCATACTTGAGTTTTTTTACTTCACTACAGAGAGCGGCATAAACTGTGATGACTTTGTTTAGAACCTGCAAACAACAAAGGTGGTCAAACATccattaaagaataaaacagtactagttaaagaaatacaaactatttcttTTTACCTTGTTGTCTGTTTTAATTAATTCCAATAGAGACGACTGCTCATaaggaagaagctgaaagaGAGCAGAAAGAAATAGGAAGGAAATTACACAACTCCAGCTTGCTTAGTACGAATGCCAGCCCTCTCAGGTTAATGTCTCTGTTTGGGCTTCTTACCTTCAGAGCGATGGGGTCCAGATTGAAATCCCACACATCTCCAATGGAGTCATCCAGGGCCTCTTCAATGCCCTTCAGCTGAGAGGTGTACTCCTCCAGAAACTTGCTGTAGTTTTTCAGTTGCACCTCTGTGTGTATTTCTGTCAGTTAGAAGATTTTAATTGTATTATTGTGTGGGAGTTACTTATTTTCTAATGTAGGTTTAAGATTCTGGTATTTAAGtttatcagaatcagaatcagaatcagatttattgccaagtaacttCCATTCcaaggaatttgttgtgatttgacggtgcctacatataaataaataaatatgaaccataaagatatggacaagccaactgaacatataacattaagactgaaaaactatataagagtggaaataaaaagttatgtacataaaaataagataaaagtaaagtagtgtatttacatgaaatgtgcagtcTGTAGTAAGTTGAAGTGACCAatggagggggagtgtgttaaTATAAAGTCAGTATTTCCTTCTTATGCTCAGATTTTATAAAAGCTTCTTCACCCTTTACTACCGATACGTCTTACTGAACACCACACACTCTTCCGTTATTCAATTAGTATAATTTACAACATTAAATACAACTAAATAATGCATGGCATTCTAGTAACTTAAAAGGGTTGTTTGTACCACTTAATTCACTACAAGTGTTTGGTGATACAATGAAAAAGCAATGCTACactttatataaacaaatgtgaATTATTATGAAAATATATGATGGAGAGGCTATTTATCTTTTACTCATGTATACCAAGAAAGAATGGCCAGCAGCAACAtgtcttgtttgtttacttaaataaataatgtccGTAGAAGTGTGTTTAAGCTCAAACATTAGTTTTGAGAAACAGGCAAAAATAGCAACAAATACATGAAGCTACAAGCTAAACCATAAGGCAAGAAAACGTTGTTGTAccctttattaaaatgaaaacagctgggAATAATATAACTAATGCTGCTATTACTGTCAACCCGTCAAACAGATCAGCTGTCAAACTGCGTGATTAACGTTGGCTAAGTTAGCTAAAGCTAGCTCTTTCATATTGCCAATTTTGCTCTCCGTTCAAATCATGCTTGAAAAGGCACACTTTAATCAAACATATAATAAAGCATAAGGTTTTTGTTCTATAGAATATCTGAATTATAAAGTAGGAGGTGTTTTCTTCTTCTAGCCCACACACGAAGCCCTGTGGCCAATCATCTAGTTAGCAACAGAAGCTAGCACTGGCTGCAAATGCAGATAACTTTTGCCACTGCCTTCTTCTCTGTGGGCAGGACTGAAGGGAGTACTTACTCTGTGAACCATCGTCAAAACGGTCAAATTCCCAGTCCGGTGCAATGGTTTCCACCGCCATAGTGCCAGAGTTGAGGACCCAAAACCATAAGgttgtgctttttaaaaaatagtgcCACCGGATCCCATGATGGATCTTGTGATTTTAGCCGCAAGTGCTCATGGGAAATGGAGTTCGCTGATGATGTCAAGCTGaatcaagatttttattttttagacaGATTAcgtaacatttaaaaaaaatattctgtcgTAATCTGCTTTCCTGTGATACCACTTGCTTTGGCAGTTTTTTTTACCCATCACCATAGGTGTATTAAGGTTAAATGCATCTCCTTTTACGAAGATGAAGCTGACAACCGTTTCTGTGTCCAAACaactctttttaaaataattcaaaccaaaggttttctttgttttgttagttCCGCTAAGGTTTAGTTTGCTTAAGAAGAATTATTCTACTTGGTCCTTTGGTTGGCATCAGCTTGATTTGTTTAAAGAACTAATCAAGATAGTGTTGAGGTCAGCCAGACTGCAGCCTGTCAGTAAGTGTGCAGATGGAGTATGAATAGTACAGAGAAAAACGAAATATTATTTACTAATATTGTACATTTACCTACCAAGCACAGAAGTTAAATTTatggtgaattttttttttttttataaatgatcaTTCTTGAGCAAATGGAAACATGAAGTTAAAATGCTCATAAAACCTCTGAATTGTACTCAAGAGCTTGagtacaataataataaagttactTTATACCACTGGATATAAAGCACTGATTCTTGCTTCTGCTTAATCAACCACTTTAACAAAGCTGTATATGGTCACAAGTTGGCACTCTTAACAAACAgctgttaaatgtgtgtgtatactgcTGTTTGTCTCATGCAGGGGTTAAAGAGTGAGAGATATGtagcttctgtgtgtgtgtctgtctcagtgtgtgtgtgtgtgtgtctgtgtgtgtgtgtgtgtgtgtgtgtgtgtaagtgaggTAATATCGCAGCGGAGACTCCTCACTATTGAGACGACAGTCACGCTCAGCCGCGGTGTGACCGAAAAGACGCCTTTCCGTCTCCAAAAGGTAAGAGACCTTTTAAAATTAGAGTGATCACGTTAACAGATAGCATAAATTCAGGCATGATCTGAAACTTTCTATGcagttatttttatgttctCAATCCTCTAATGTGGTGATCTTGGAGTAAATGTAATTATATTATTTGATGTGCTCTGATTTCCATCAGAAACTCATAAAATGAACTGTTTAGACTTAAATAATCCTCTTGCAGCGGTGTTTACTACGTCTCTGAATATGTTGAGAGTTTAGAGATAAGAAGTTATTCACCTAGTCAAGATTACACATTTGTATTATGTATGCAGGACACAATATTAAACATATAGTGGAAGTTAGAGTACTGCACGCTTTCGTTGTCAGTCTTTCAGCTGGGAGCGTCTTTGACTGATTTGTGTACTTTGTAAACGACTTGTTTGCAGAATATGAAGAAGCTGCACATTTTGTATGATTCCTCTCATCTAACTTGATAATCTTGGTTGTTCAGTGCCTGGTTATCGCTCAGGAATTTCTAATGAATCGAACT
This window contains:
- the washc4 gene encoding WASH complex subunit 4 isoform X1, which encodes MAVETIAPDWEFDRFDDGSQKIHTEVQLKNYSKFLEEYTSQLKGIEEALDDSIGDVWDFNLDPIALKLLPYEQSSLLELIKTDNKVLNKVITVYAALCSEVKKLKYEAETKFYNGLLYYGEGVSETSVVEGESQIQMGRFISFLQELSCFVSRCYEVVVSIVHQLAALYNSSKSATKIIESSGVHFQIVYEHLGELLVVLLTLDEIMDNHGTLKDHWKMYKRLLKSVHHNPGKFSIPEEKLKPFEKLLLKLEGQLLDGMILQACVEQRFDDPGEGVAVAKNSAFAEEFAFNIRTIFTNVESKIGEPSEVDQRDKYAGVCGLFVLHFHIFRSVDKKLYKALLDVCKKVPAVTLIANIVWFPDTFLIAKVPAAAKLMDKKSLQAIRAQRDAYLQQRAQTLMKDVQSYYVFVTSWMMKMESILSKEHKSDKLAEDLNSRCNVFVQGILYAYSISTIIKTTMNMYMSMQRPMTKTSVKALCRLVELLKAVEHTFHRRSMVVADSVSHITQQLQSQALNAIGIAKKRVISEKKYSEQRLDVLSSLVLAENALSGPSTKERRLVVSLALCVGTQLKTFKDEELLPLQLVLKKLDLISELSERVKLQCDCSFLYWHRAVFPIYLDDVYDNAVDAARMHYMFSALRDSVPSMLHAKHMESCDLLLESYDKEIMDVFNEHLLDKLCKEIEKDLRLSVHTHLKLDDRNPFKVGMKDLAHFFSVKPIRFFNRFIHIKAYVTHYLDKTFYNLTTVALHDWATYSEMRNLATQRYALTMTEAHLPSQTLEQGLDVLEIMRNIHVFVSRYLYNLNNQIFIEKASNNKHLNTINIRHIANSIRTHGTGIMNTTVNFTYQFLRKKFYIFSQFMYDEHIKSRLIKDIRFFRETKDQSDQKYPFERAEKFNRGIRKLGLTPDGQSYLDQFRQLISQIGNAMGYVRMIRSGGLHCCSSAIRFVPDLEDIVNFEELVKEEGLSEETQRAASVLDSVLSDLTSNSAEGTEYFKMLVTVFAPEFRSAKNMHLRNFYMIVPPLTVNFVEHSISCKEKLNKKNKTGAAFTDDGFAMGVAYILKLLDQYLEFDSLHWFQAVRDKYKKEMSAVVKEQNVQSTSQDEKLLQTMNLTQKRLDVYLQEFELLYFSLSSARIFFRADKTAAEETQEKKDKEEAAKAGSSEGSNPTEQASK
- the washc4 gene encoding WASH complex subunit 4 isoform X2; amino-acid sequence: MAVETIAPDWEFDRFDDGSQKIHTEVQLKNYSKFLEEYTSQLKGIEEALDDSIGDVWDFNLDPIALKLLPYEQSSLLELIKTDNKVLNKVITVYAALCSEVKKLKYEAETKFYNGLLYYGEGVSETSVVEGESQIQMGRFISFLQELSCFVSRCYEVVVSIVHQLAALYNSSKSATKIIESSGVHFQIVYEHLGELLVVLLTLDEIMDNHGTLKDHWKMYKRLLKSVHHNPGKFSIPEEKLKPFEKLLLKLEGQLLDGMILQACVEQRFDDPGEGVAVAKNSAFAEEFAFNIRTIFTNVESKIGEPSEVDQRDKYAGVCGLFVLHFHIFRSVDKKLYKALLDVCKKVPAVTLIANIVWFPDTFLIAKVPAAAKLMDKKSLQAIRAQRDAYLQQRAQTLMKDVQSYYVFVTSWMMKMESILSKEHKSDKLAEDLNSRCNVFVQGILYAYSISTIIKTTMNMYMSMQRPMTKTSVKALCRLVELLKAVEHTFHRRSMVVADSVSHITQQLQSQALNAIGIAKKRVISEKKYSEQRLDVLSSLVLAENALSGPSTKERRLVVSLALCVGTQLKTFKDEELLPLQLVLKKLDLISELSERVKLQCDCSFLYWHRAVFPIYLDDVYDNAVDAARMHYMFSALRDSVPSMLHAKHMESCDLLLESYDKEIMDVFNEHLLDKLCKEIEKDLRLSVHTHLKLDDRNPFKVGMKDLAHFFSVKPIRFFNRFIHIKAYVTHYLDKTFYNLTTVALHDWATYSEMRNLATQRYALTMTEAHLPSQTLEQGLDVLEIMRNIHVFVSRYLYNLNNQIFIEKASNNKHLNTINIRHIANSIRTHGTGIMNTTVNFTYQFLRKKFYIFSQFMYDEHIKSRLIKDIRFFRETKDQSDQKYPFERAEKFNRGIRKLGLTPDGQSYLDQFRQLISQIGNAMGYVRMIRSGGLHCCSSAIRFVPDLEDIVNFEELVKEEGLSEETQRAASVLDSVLSDLTSNSAEGTEYFKMLVTVFAPEFRSAKNMHLRNFYMIVPPLTVNFVEHSISCKEKLNKKNKTGAAFTDDGFAMGVAYILKLLDQYLEFDSLHWFQAVRDKYKKEMSAVVKEQNVQSTSQDEKLLQTMNLTQKRLDVYLQEFELLYFSLSSARIFFRADKTAAEETQEKKDKEAAKAGSSEGSNPTEQASK